In Anthonomus grandis grandis chromosome 6, icAntGran1.3, whole genome shotgun sequence, one DNA window encodes the following:
- the LOC126737181 gene encoding uncharacterized protein LOC126737181 has protein sequence MTPIDRPVRRVRPLNREINSTAASTGITSDDETQEVPQEVVMEVEVNTSAPPPQSSYRVLDIENLEIIPSPVSSPLPISSSEVDESLANQNQLLEHGYAKEERQGRNFPINFAASISTASSSSSSSRTDISRSSKLINGNKNNSRQKKEKKNKKPKFLC, from the exons ATGACACCCATCGATAGGCCAGTTAGACGGGTTAGACCACTTAACAGGGAAATTAATTCTACTGCTGCGTCTACTGGAATAACTTCTGACGATGAAACTCAAGAAGTGCCCCAAGAAGTGGTTATGGAAGTTGAAGTAAACACAAGTGCCCCTCCTCCCCAATCTTCATATAGAGTTTTAGATATT gaAAACCTGGAGATAATTCCATCCCCTGTATCATCGCCACTACCGATATCATCATCAGAGGTTGATGAGTCGTTGGCCAATCAAAATCAGCTATTGGAACATGGATATGCCAAAGAGGAGCGCCAAGGTCGCAATTTTCCCATCAATTTCGCAGCTTCCATTTCCACTGCAtcctcatcatcatcatcatcgagGACTGACATATCAAGATCGTCTAAGTTAattaatggaaataaaaataacagcaggcaaaagaaggaaaaaaaaaacaaaaaacctaaGTTCCTTTGTTGA